In a single window of the Vitis vinifera cultivar Pinot Noir 40024 chromosome 6, ASM3070453v1 genome:
- the LOC100257061 gene encoding protein EMSY-LIKE 3 isoform X2: MDYGLSDSSDDDLPPSHQNRFSRGGRASGNGRSGVLGSAPFPRMHGDMEAQIHHIEQEAYSSVLRAFKAQSDAITWEKESLITELRKELRVSDEEHRELLSRVNADDIIRSIREWRKGGGLQHGMAAQPVHESIPSPTVSASRKKQKTSQSIASLSLGAPSPALHPTMQPSSSALKHAPTPRSKSKKTKPYPSAGLTGRPQLANRGSSGAFVGNEAAEGTTYDPLIGKKVWTRWPEDNHFYEAVITDYNPVEGRHALVYDINTTNETWEWVNLKEISPEDIRWEGDESGMSRRGSRPGPGRGMKKSMARGGAVTGAGRGRGTPKGQSKKVFPPSQNGLEKKDDSSLEIYNTDSLIKEVERVVTTANPDSVQILEVKKMLKEQEQALVDIIAKLDEASDGESEEAGARQEDEAGGEGRVAKGSNSEKMAGEEGRAASDEGHDVQF; the protein is encoded by the exons ATGGACTACGGGCTTTCTGATAGCAGTG ATGATGACCTTCCTCCTTCACATCAGAATAGATTTTCAAGAGGGGGTCGTGCCTCTGGGAATGGAAGATCTGGAGTTTTAGGTTCTGCTCCTTTCCCAAGGATGCACGGTGATATGGAGGCCCAGATCCACCATATTGAGCAAGAAGCCTACAGTTCAGTCCTGCGTGCTTTTAAAGCTCAATCTGACGCAATTACTTGG GAGAAGGAAAGTTTAATTACAGAACTTAGAAAAGAGTTGAGAGTATCAGATGAGGAACACAGGGAACTTCTATCGAGAGTTAATGCTGATGACATCATCAGGAGCATAAG AGAGTGGAGAAAGGGAGGCGGTCTCCAACATGGCATGGCTGCTCAGCCTGTACATGAATCCATACCTAGCCCCACTGTTTCAGCATCCCGCAAGAAACAGAAGACATCACAGTCGATAGCTTCCTTATCCTTGGGTGCTCCATCTCCGGCATTGCATCCAACTATGCAGCCATCTTCATCAGCCCTAAAACATGCTCCTACACCAAGATCCAAGAGCAAGAAGACAAAACCA TACCCTTCTGCAGGTCTTACTGGAAGGCCCCAACTCGCTAATCGTGGTTCTTCAGGTGCCTTTGTGGGAAATGAAGCTGCTGAAGGTACAACCTATGATCCATTAATTGGAAAGAAGGTATGGACAAGGTGGCCTGAAGACAACCACTTCTATGAGGCTGTGATTACTGACTACAATCCTGTTGAg GGACGGCATGCTCTGGTTTATGATATtaatacaacaaatgaaacGTGGGAATGGGTCAATCTAAAAGAG ATATCCCCTGAAGATATTAGGTGGGAAGGTGATGAGTCTGGAATGTCTCGTAGAGGTAGCCGTCCTGGACCAGGCCGTGGGATGAAAAAGTCCATGGCACGTGGAGGTGCTGTTACTGGTGCTGGAAGGGGTAGAGGAACTCCCAAGGGTCAATCCAAGAAAGTTTTTCCTCCATCCCAGAACGGCCTTGAGAAGAAGGATGATAGTTCCCTGGAAATATATAACACTGACTCTCTAATTAAGGAG GTGGAGAGAGTTGTCACCACAGCTAATCCTGATTCTGTGCAAATTCTGGAAGTCAAGAAAATGCTGAAG GAGCAAGAACAAGCCCTGGTTGATATAATTGCAAAGCTTGATGAAGCATCTGATGGCGAAAGCG AGGAGGCAGGAGCACGGCAGGAAGATGAAGCTGGTGGCGAAGGTAGAGTAGCTAAAGGTTCGAACAGTGAAAAAATGGCTGGAGAAGAAGGGAGAGCTGCATCCGATGAGGGACATGACGTGCAATTTTAG
- the LOC100246701 gene encoding uncharacterized protein LOC100246701: MLSHLSSASLPLKPSTVTATAFLRLSSRNLHFSYSSCPIFSPFFRSHPSLSSKLSRSFHFRPGVSSESAFSPSRSMEASPSADAAATVESLADGLRNQRLGSENRVLLRLEDLNWDHSFVHELPGDPRTDPIPRQVLHACYTKISPSAEVENPQLVAWLESVAELLDLDPKEFERPDFPLIFSGASLLVGGLPYAQCYGGHQFGMWAGQLGDGRAITLGELLNSKSERWELQLKGAGRTPYSRFADGLAVLRSSIREFLCSEAMHSLGIPTTRALCLVTTGKYVTRDMFYDGNPKEEPGAIVCRVAQSFLRFGSYQIHAARGKEDLGIVRALADYTIRHHFPHIENMTRSEGLSFSTGEQDESIVDLTSNKYAAWSVEVAERTASLVASWQGVGFTHGVLNTDNMSVLGLTIDYGPFGFLDAFDPSYTPNTTDLPGRRYCFANQPDIGLWNIAQFTSTLMSAELINDKEANYAMERYGTKFMDEYQAIMTRKLGLPKYNKQLISKLLNNMAVDKVDYTNFFRLLSNIKADPTIPQDELLTPLKAVLLDIGKERKESWISWVQSYIQELAASGISDEERKASMNSVNPKYVLRNYLCQSAIDAAEQGDFGVVRRILKIMERPYDEQPGMEKYARLPPAWAYRPGVCMLSCSS, translated from the exons ATGCTTTCCCATTTATCATCTGCCTCACTTCCACTAAAACCCTCCACCGTCACCGCCACCGCCTTCCTCCGCCTATCCTCCCGCAACCTCCACTTCTCTTATTCCTCCTGCCccattttttctccttttttccgCTCCCATCCCTCCCTTTCCTCCAAACTTTCCCGTTCTTTTCATTTCCGCCCCGGTGTTTCGTCGGAATCTGCTTTCTCCCCCTCCAGATCCATGGAGGCGTCGCCTTCGGCCGATGCTGCCGCGACGGTGGAGTCTTTGGCGGACGGGCTGAGGAATCAGAGGCTGGGGAGCGAGAATAGGGTTTTGTTGAGGCTTGAGGATCTGAATTGGGACCATTCGTTTGTTCATGAGTTGCCTGGTGATCCGAGGACCGATCCTATTCCGCGGCAG GTATTGCATGCTtgttatacaaaaatatccccATCAGCTGAAGTGGAGAATCCTCAGCTTGTTGCATGGTTAGAATCAGTTGCTGAGTTGCTTGATTTGGATCCTAAAGA ATTTGAACGCCCAGATTTCCCACTAATTTTTTCTGGGGCATCCCTTCTTGTGGGAGG GTTGCCCTATGCTCAATGCTATGGAGGTCATCAATTTGGCATGTGGGCTGGTCAGTTAGGCGATGGTCGGGCCATAACACTAGGAGAGCTTCTGAATTCCAAGTCCGAACGATGGGAATTGCAGCTGAAAGGTGCTGGTAGGACTCCATACAGCCGATTTGCAGATGGCCTTGCAGTTTTACGAAGTAGCATTCGAGAATTCCTTTGTAGCGAAGCAATGCACAGCCTTGGAATTCCAACAACACGTGCACTTTGTCTTGTGACGACTGGGAAGTATGTCACCCGGGACATGTTTTATGA TGGCAATCCAAAGGAAGAACCTGGTGCAATTGTTTGTAGAGTTGCTCAATCCTTTTTGCGATTTGGTTCTTACCAAATACATGCTGCTAGAGGGAAGGAGGATCTTGGCATTGTTCGTGCTTTGGCAGACTACACTATTAGGCATCACTTCCCTCATATCGAGAACATGACCAGGAGTGAGGGTTTATCTTTCAGCACAGGAGAACAAGATGAATCAATTGTGGACTTAACTTCAAACAAGTATGCTG CTTGGTCGGTGGAGGTGGCAGAACGTACTGCTTCCTTAGTTGCAAGCTGGCAGGGGGTTGGTTTCACCCATGGTGTGTTGAACACTGACAACATGAGTGTGTTGGGTCTCACCATCGACTATGGTCCATTTGGATTTTTGGATGCTTTTGATCCCAGTTACACTCCAAATACCACAGATCTTCCAGGTCGAAGATACTGTTTTGCAAATCAACCTGATATTGGTTTATGGAATATAGCTCAGTTCACATCAACCCTAATGTCTGCTGAGTTGATAAATGATAAGGAGGCAAACTATGCCATGGAAAG ATATGGAACCAAATTTATGGATGAGTATCAAGCTATAATGACCAGAAAACTTGGCCTGCCAAAGTATAATAAACAGTTGATCAGCAAACTTCTTAACAATATGGCTGTTGATAAAGTCGATTATACAAATTTCTTTCGCTTGCTTTCCAACATTAAAGCTGATCCAACGATTCCACAAGACGAGTTGTTAACTCCACTGAAAGCTGTTCTGTTAGACATCGGCAAGGAACGCAAGGAGTCTTGGATTAGCTGGGTGCAATCCTACATTCAGGAG TTGGCTGCTAGTGGAATTTCAGATGAGGAGAGGAAGGCCTCGATGAATTCTGTTAATCCCAAATACGTTCTCAGGAACTATCTATGCCAAAGTGCCATAGATGCGGCTGAACAAGGTGATTTTGGAGTGGTTCGCAGGATACTGAAAATTATGGAACGCCCATATGACGAGCAACCAGGAATGGAGAAATACGCCCGGTTGCCCCCAGCTTGGGCTTATCGGCCAGGTGTGTGCATGCTTTCCTGTTCTTCATGA
- the LOC100257061 gene encoding protein EMSY-LIKE 3 isoform X3: MDYGLSDSSDDDLPPSHQNRFSRGGRASGNGRSGVLGSAPFPRMHGDMEAQIHHIEQEAYSSVLRAFKAQSDAITWEKESLITELRKELRVSDEEHRELLSRVNADDIIRSIREWRKGGGLQHGMAAQPVHESIPSPTVSASRKKQKTSQSIASLSLGAPSPALHPTMQPSSSALKHAPTPRSKSKKTKPYPSAGLTGRPQLANRGSSGAFVGNEAAEGTTYDPLIGKKVWTRWPEDNHFYEAVITDYNPVEGRHALVYDINTTNETWEWVNLKEISPEDIRWEGDESGMSRRGSRPGPGRGMKKSMARGGAVTGAGRGRGTPKGQSKKVFPPSQNGLEKKDDSSLEIYNTDSLIKEVERVVTTANPDSVQILEVKKMLKEQEQALVDIIAKLDEASDGESGNN; encoded by the exons ATGGACTACGGGCTTTCTGATAGCAGTG ATGATGACCTTCCTCCTTCACATCAGAATAGATTTTCAAGAGGGGGTCGTGCCTCTGGGAATGGAAGATCTGGAGTTTTAGGTTCTGCTCCTTTCCCAAGGATGCACGGTGATATGGAGGCCCAGATCCACCATATTGAGCAAGAAGCCTACAGTTCAGTCCTGCGTGCTTTTAAAGCTCAATCTGACGCAATTACTTGG GAGAAGGAAAGTTTAATTACAGAACTTAGAAAAGAGTTGAGAGTATCAGATGAGGAACACAGGGAACTTCTATCGAGAGTTAATGCTGATGACATCATCAGGAGCATAAG AGAGTGGAGAAAGGGAGGCGGTCTCCAACATGGCATGGCTGCTCAGCCTGTACATGAATCCATACCTAGCCCCACTGTTTCAGCATCCCGCAAGAAACAGAAGACATCACAGTCGATAGCTTCCTTATCCTTGGGTGCTCCATCTCCGGCATTGCATCCAACTATGCAGCCATCTTCATCAGCCCTAAAACATGCTCCTACACCAAGATCCAAGAGCAAGAAGACAAAACCA TACCCTTCTGCAGGTCTTACTGGAAGGCCCCAACTCGCTAATCGTGGTTCTTCAGGTGCCTTTGTGGGAAATGAAGCTGCTGAAGGTACAACCTATGATCCATTAATTGGAAAGAAGGTATGGACAAGGTGGCCTGAAGACAACCACTTCTATGAGGCTGTGATTACTGACTACAATCCTGTTGAg GGACGGCATGCTCTGGTTTATGATATtaatacaacaaatgaaacGTGGGAATGGGTCAATCTAAAAGAG ATATCCCCTGAAGATATTAGGTGGGAAGGTGATGAGTCTGGAATGTCTCGTAGAGGTAGCCGTCCTGGACCAGGCCGTGGGATGAAAAAGTCCATGGCACGTGGAGGTGCTGTTACTGGTGCTGGAAGGGGTAGAGGAACTCCCAAGGGTCAATCCAAGAAAGTTTTTCCTCCATCCCAGAACGGCCTTGAGAAGAAGGATGATAGTTCCCTGGAAATATATAACACTGACTCTCTAATTAAGGAG GTGGAGAGAGTTGTCACCACAGCTAATCCTGATTCTGTGCAAATTCTGGAAGTCAAGAAAATGCTGAAG GAGCAAGAACAAGCCCTGGTTGATATAATTGCAAAGCTTGATGAAGCATCTGATGGCGAAAGCGGTAATAACTAA
- the LOC100251835 gene encoding octanoyltransferase LIP2, mitochondrial isoform X1, translating into MRVPRSLEVWKMGTVNYLDALKLQDKLISRRKTHKISDTVLSLQHPPTYTLGKRRTDHNLLVPESDLKTIGAELHYTQRGGDITFHGPHQAILYPIISLRDIGLGARNYVEKLELTMIELASLYGVKARAGGVGETGVWVGERKIGAIGVRISSGITSHGLAFNIDPDLNYFKHIVPCGIADKEVTSLRRETDLVLPTEEVIHEQLISCFARLFCFSDLIWKEDAPILPDNGEAE; encoded by the coding sequence ATGAGAGTTCCTCGAAGTCTTGAGGTTTGGAAGATGGGCACTGTCAATTACTTGGATGCACTTAAGTTGCAGGATAAGCTTATCTCCCGTAGAAAAACTCATAAGATTTCAGATACCGTCTTATCACTACAACATCCACCTACATATACGCTGGGGAAACGGCGCACTGATCACAATTTGCTAGTCCCTGAGTCTGACCTTAAAACTATAGGAGCTGAACTGCACTACACACAAAGAGGAGGAGACATTACATTTCATGGTCCACATCAAGCCATCTTATATCCTATTATTTCTCTCAGAGATATTGGACTTGGTGCAAGGAATTATGTTGAAAAACTTGAGTTAACTATGATTGAATTGGCGTCTCTATATGGTGTGAAGGCTCGTGCTGGGGGAGTAGGTGAGACAGGAGTTTGGGTTGGAGAGAGAAAAATTGGTGCAATCGGGGTTCGGATTTCATCTGGGATTACCTCTCATGGGTTGGCATTTAACATTGATCCTGATCTAAACTATTTTAAGCATATTGTGCCTTGTGGGATTGCTGATAAAGAAGTTACATCTCTTAGAAGGGAGACAGATTTGGTTCTTCCTACTGAAGAAGTGATCCATGAGCAGTTGATTTCTTGTTTTGCGAGATTGTTTTGTTTTAGTGACCTTATTTGGAAAGAGGATGCTCCAATATTGCCAGATAATGGGGAAGCTGAATGA
- the LOC100251931 gene encoding uncharacterized protein LOC100251931, with the protein MACLVESSTVETSDGIKLHTRVFKPREEIKDNLVVVLVHPYSVLGGCQALLKGIALGLAEKGYRAVTFDMRGAGRSTGRPSLTGFSEIKDVVAVCKWVCDNLSSDRILLVGSSAGAPIAGSAVNQIEQVVGYVSLGYPFGLMASILFGRHHKAILQFPKPKLFVMGTQDGFTSVKQLRNKLSSAAGHIETHLIEGAGHFQMEGPAYDAQMADKITEFIPKL; encoded by the exons aTGGCTTGTCTGGTTGAGTCCTCCACAGTTGAAACCAGTGATGGCATCAAGCTCCATACAAGGGTCTTCAAACCAAGGGAGGAGATCAAGGACAACTTGGTGGTTGTTCTGGTGCATCCTTACTCAGTCTTGGGTGGTTGTCAGGCCCTTTTGAAGGGGATTGCTCTTGGGTTAGCAGAAAAAGGCTACAGAGCTGTGACCTTTGACATGAGAGGCGCCGGAAGATCCACAGGAAGGCCTTCTCTTACTGGGTTTTCAGAAATCAAGGATGTGGTTGCTGTCTGCAAATGGGTCTGTGACAATCTTTCTTCTGATAGGATTTTGTTGGTGGGTTCTTCTGCAG GAGCACCTATTGCAGGATCCGCGGTAAATCAGATTGAACAAGTGGTGGGCTATGTGAGTCTGGGGTACCCATTCGGCTTGATGGCCTCGATCCTCTTTGGCCGCCACCACAAAGCCATCCTGCAGTTCCCGAAACCTAAACTCTTTGTCATGGGGACTCAGGATGGGTTCACCAGCGTTAAGCAGCTGAGGAACAAGCTGAGCTCTGCAGCAGGCCATATTGAGACCCACCTTATCGAAGGAGCAGGCCACTTCCAAATGGAAGGGCCAGCTTATGATGCCCAGATGGCAGATAAGATCACAGAATTCATCCCCAAACTGTAG
- the LOC100257061 gene encoding protein EMSY-LIKE 3 isoform X1 has product MDYGLSDSSGTDDDLPPSHQNRFSRGGRASGNGRSGVLGSAPFPRMHGDMEAQIHHIEQEAYSSVLRAFKAQSDAITWEKESLITELRKELRVSDEEHRELLSRVNADDIIRSIREWRKGGGLQHGMAAQPVHESIPSPTVSASRKKQKTSQSIASLSLGAPSPALHPTMQPSSSALKHAPTPRSKSKKTKPYPSAGLTGRPQLANRGSSGAFVGNEAAEGTTYDPLIGKKVWTRWPEDNHFYEAVITDYNPVEGRHALVYDINTTNETWEWVNLKEISPEDIRWEGDESGMSRRGSRPGPGRGMKKSMARGGAVTGAGRGRGTPKGQSKKVFPPSQNGLEKKDDSSLEIYNTDSLIKEVERVVTTANPDSVQILEVKKMLKEQEQALVDIIAKLDEASDGESEEAGARQEDEAGGEGRVAKGSNSEKMAGEEGRAASDEGHDVQF; this is encoded by the exons ATGGACTACGGGCTTTCTGATAGCAGTG GAACAGATGATGACCTTCCTCCTTCACATCAGAATAGATTTTCAAGAGGGGGTCGTGCCTCTGGGAATGGAAGATCTGGAGTTTTAGGTTCTGCTCCTTTCCCAAGGATGCACGGTGATATGGAGGCCCAGATCCACCATATTGAGCAAGAAGCCTACAGTTCAGTCCTGCGTGCTTTTAAAGCTCAATCTGACGCAATTACTTGG GAGAAGGAAAGTTTAATTACAGAACTTAGAAAAGAGTTGAGAGTATCAGATGAGGAACACAGGGAACTTCTATCGAGAGTTAATGCTGATGACATCATCAGGAGCATAAG AGAGTGGAGAAAGGGAGGCGGTCTCCAACATGGCATGGCTGCTCAGCCTGTACATGAATCCATACCTAGCCCCACTGTTTCAGCATCCCGCAAGAAACAGAAGACATCACAGTCGATAGCTTCCTTATCCTTGGGTGCTCCATCTCCGGCATTGCATCCAACTATGCAGCCATCTTCATCAGCCCTAAAACATGCTCCTACACCAAGATCCAAGAGCAAGAAGACAAAACCA TACCCTTCTGCAGGTCTTACTGGAAGGCCCCAACTCGCTAATCGTGGTTCTTCAGGTGCCTTTGTGGGAAATGAAGCTGCTGAAGGTACAACCTATGATCCATTAATTGGAAAGAAGGTATGGACAAGGTGGCCTGAAGACAACCACTTCTATGAGGCTGTGATTACTGACTACAATCCTGTTGAg GGACGGCATGCTCTGGTTTATGATATtaatacaacaaatgaaacGTGGGAATGGGTCAATCTAAAAGAG ATATCCCCTGAAGATATTAGGTGGGAAGGTGATGAGTCTGGAATGTCTCGTAGAGGTAGCCGTCCTGGACCAGGCCGTGGGATGAAAAAGTCCATGGCACGTGGAGGTGCTGTTACTGGTGCTGGAAGGGGTAGAGGAACTCCCAAGGGTCAATCCAAGAAAGTTTTTCCTCCATCCCAGAACGGCCTTGAGAAGAAGGATGATAGTTCCCTGGAAATATATAACACTGACTCTCTAATTAAGGAG GTGGAGAGAGTTGTCACCACAGCTAATCCTGATTCTGTGCAAATTCTGGAAGTCAAGAAAATGCTGAAG GAGCAAGAACAAGCCCTGGTTGATATAATTGCAAAGCTTGATGAAGCATCTGATGGCGAAAGCG AGGAGGCAGGAGCACGGCAGGAAGATGAAGCTGGTGGCGAAGGTAGAGTAGCTAAAGGTTCGAACAGTGAAAAAATGGCTGGAGAAGAAGGGAGAGCTGCATCCGATGAGGGACATGACGTGCAATTTTAG